In Brachybacterium saurashtrense, the genomic stretch CTTCTCCGAGTCGCTGACCAGCCTCGACGAGATCGAGGACGGCGCCGCCGTGGGCATCCCGAACGATCCCACCAACCGCGGCCGCGCCCTCGCGCTGCTCGCCGACCAGGGCCTGCTGGCCCTCTCCGACGGGATCGAGCCCACCGAGGCCACCCCCGACGACATCGCCGAGAACCCCGCGAACCTCGACTTCCAGGAGATCGACGCCGCCCTGCTGCCGCGCACCCTGGGCGACTACGCCATCGCCGTGATCAACGGCAACTACGCCCTGGAGGCCGATCTCAGCCCCGCCGAGGACGCCCTGGCCCTCGAGTCCGGTGAGGACAACCCCTACGCGAACATGCTGGTGGTGCGCACCGAGGACGAGGACAACGAGGCGCTGCGCTCCCTCGACGAGCTGCTGCACTCCGAGGACGTGCGCCAGTTCATCGAGGAGAACTACTCCGGGGCCGTCATCCCCGCCTTCTGAGCCGGCACCCCGCGGACGCCGCGCCCGCCCCACCACGGGGAGGGCGCGGCGTCCGCGCATCCGGGGGTTCGTGCAGGGTGCTCAGCGCAGCGCCGTCGCGCCCAACTGGTCCAGCAGCCACGCGAGCTCGTCGGCCCGCTGCTCCCACTTGCGGTAGCGGCCCGAGCGCCCGCCGTGCCCGGCGACCATCTCGCAGCGGAACACGATCGGCCGCTCCGCCTGGTCCGAGGTGACCGTCTCGCGCAGGCGCGCCACCCACTTCGCCGGCTCCACGAAGAACACGCGGGTGTCGTTCAACGAGGTGGAGGCGAAGATCGCCGGGTACTCGACCGCGCGCACGTTCTCGTACGGGGTGTACCCCTTCATGTACTCGTACACCTCGGGATCGTGCAGCGGATCGCCCCACTCCTCCCACTCGCCCACGGTCAGCGGCAGCGACGGATCCAGGATCGTGGTGAGCGCGTCCACGAAGGGCACCCCGGCGATGATCGCCCGGAACCGCTCCGGGGCCAGGTTCACGACCGCGCCCATCAGCAGCCCGCCCGCGCTGCGCCCCTCCGCCCCCAGCCGTGCGGGGTCCACGAGCCCGGTCGCGCCCAGATGCTCGGCGGCGGCGACGAAGTCGCTGAAGGAGTTCGTCTTCTCGCCCAGCTTCCCGTGCTCGTACCAGTCGCGGCCCATCTCGCCGCCGCCGCGCACATGCGCGATCGCGATGACGACGCCGCGGTCCAGCAGCGAGAGCCGGGTGGGCACGAACGACGGGTCGATCGAGACCTCGTAGGAGCCGTAGCCGTAGAGGTACCCGGGCGCGGTGCCGTCGGCCGGGACGTCCTTCCGGGCGACCACGCTGAGCGGGATCGCGGTGCCGTCGGCCGCACGCGCCCACTCGCGCCGCTCCGTGTACAGCGAGGGGTCGTAATGCGGCACCGGGGTGACGCGCAGGATCGTGCTCTCGCCGGTGGCGAGATCCCGCTCGGCGACTGTGGGCGGCGTGAGCATGCTGGTGAGCTGGTACCGGATCGCTCGCTGGTCCCAGTTCGGGTTGGCGTCCAGCTCCACGGTGTCCAGCTCGCCGCCGTGGGTGACGACCGCGGCACGCTCCACGCGCAGCGAGCCGTCCTCCGCCCGGGGGATCAGCCGCACGCTCGCGAGACCGCCGCTGCGCAGCTCGAGCGCGACCACCTCGGCGAAGGCCTCGACCGCCAGCAGCCGCTCGCCCTCGCCCGCGATCAGCAGCTCCTCCCACTGACTGGGCGCGTCCAGCGGCGCCTGCGCGAGCGCGAAGCCGCGGTGGCCGTCGTTGTGCACCACCAGCAGGCGGTCCCCGGCATGCTCCACGGCGTAGTCCACCCCGTCGCGCCGCCCGCCGGCGGGGGCGGGGGCCGAGGTCGGCTCCGCGAGGTCCAGCAGCCACGCCTCCGTGGTGGTGGTGGAGCCGGACTGGATCACGAGGGTGGAGCCGTCGCGGGAGCGGTCGAACCCGATCATGAAGCGCTCATCCGGCTCCTCGATCACGAGCTGGTCCTCGCTCATGGAGGTGCCGATCCGGTGCCGCCAGATCTGGTGCTGCCGCCACGCGTCGTCCACCCGGGCGTAGAACAGCCACTGCTGATCGGCGGAGAAGGCGAGGCCGTAGCCGGCGCCGGTCACCGCCTCGTCGAGCACCTCGCCGGAGGCGATCTCGGTGATGCGCAGGGTGAACCGCTCGTCGCCGGCGGTGTCCACGGCGACGGCGAACAGCGTGTGGTCCGGGGAGGGGGCGAGGCCGCCCAGGGAGTAGAACTCGTGCCCGGCCGCCTCCGCCTGCGCGTCCAGCAGCATCTGCTCGCCCTCGAGCATCACGCCCGGCTCCACCTGCGGCATCGCGCCGGCATCGGCGACGCGGGTGAACGCCGGGTAGTCGTCCCCGGCGGTGGTGCGGGTGAGGTACCACCACTCCCCGCGGCGCACCGGCACGGAGAGGTCCGTCTCCTGGGTGTGGCCCACGAACTCCTCCACCAGCGCCTCGCGCAGCGGGGCGAGGTGCGCGGTGCGGGCGTCGGCGTAGGCGTTCTCCGCCTCGAGGTGCGCGATCACCTCGGGGTCGGTCTTGTCCCGCATCCACTCGTAGGGGTCCACCACGGTGTCGCCGTGGAAGGTCCTCTCCGTGGGGCGGCGGGCGGGGAGCGGGGCGGCGGGCGTCGTCTCGCGCAGGGAGTTCGAGGTCATCCCCCGAGCGTAGCGGCGCCCAGCTGGTCGAGGACCCAGGCGGTGCCCTCGGCGCGAGGATCGGCCGCGCCGGGCAGGGACTCGTGCACCCGCAGCAGGATCGGGCGCTCGGCGGAGTCGGCGGTGGTGTGGTGGCGCAGCTGCGCGATCCAGATCGCCGCGCACGCCGGCGGCGCCTCGGCGCCCTCGAGCGCCGTCCAGGCGTACACCGCCGGGTAGGGCGCGGGGTGGACGTTCTCGGCCGGGGTGCAGGCCCGCAGGCTGCGGTAGGTCCCCGCATCGGCCGCAGGATCGCCCCACTCCTCCCACTCCTCGAGCGTGAGCATCACGTCCGGATCGAGGAGGGTCTCCAGCGGATCCGTCAGCGGCATGCCGGCCAGGAGCGCGCGGAACCTCTCCGGCGCCCTGTTCGCGGCGGCGCCGAGCAGCAGGGCGCCGGGGCCCTCGCCCGCCGCGCCCAGCCGGTCGGCGGCAGCCCATCCCTCGGCCACCAGGTGGTCCGCGCAGGCCAGGAGGTCGCCCACCGCCGTCTCGCGGTGCCGGCGCCGTCCCTGGCGGTGCCAGTCGGGCCCGTTCTCGCCGCCGCCGCGCACGTGGGCGACGGCGATCACCAGGCCGCGGTCGGCGAGGCCCAGCAGCTCCGGTCGCAGCTCGGGGTCCAGCGACTGCCCGAAGCCGCCGCGCACGTGGAGCAGGGCGGGGGCGGTGCCGTCCCGCGGCACGTCGCGGCGCGCCAGGAGCGAGAGCGGGATCCGTGCGCCGTCCGGCGCGGTGGCCCACAGACGCTGCTCGACGTACCGCTCGGGGTGATGGCCGGGCACGTCGGTCCGTCCCAGCACGAGGCACTCCGCGGTGGCGATCTCGTGCTCGAGGAGCGTGGGCGGCGTGGTGAGGCTCTCCAGCCGGCAGCGGATCCCCGCGGCGTGCCAGTCCGGCGTCGGCTCGAGGGTCACGGCGTCCAGCGGGCCGCCGCGGCCCACCGTCTGCACCGCGTCGAGGACGAGGTCGCCCCCGACGGTGCGCGGCACCACCCGCACCGCGGGCCGGGCGCCGGAGCGGAGCTCCAGCGCGACGGCGCCCGCGAACGCCTCCACGGCGACGAGGTGCTCCCCGTCCTCGGCGGTGAGCAGGGGGCGGAGGTCGGCGAGCACGTCCGTGGAGTCCAGCGGGGCCTCGCCCAGCACGGCACGGCCGGTGCCCTCGTCCTCGTGCAGCACCAGCAGCCGGTCTCCGGCGTGCTCGATCGCGGGGACCGCTCCGGTGATGGGACCGGTGAGGGTGCGCGGCGGCGCGGCGGGGTCGGCGAGGTCCACCAGCCAGGTCTCGCCGCGGGTCGGGCCGGCGGAGCTCAGCAGCGCGGCCGCGCCGTCGCGGCTGCGCGACAGCGTGACCTCCGCCCAGTGGTCGGGCTCCTCGAGCAGGATCACGTCCTCGCTCGCCGGTGCCCCGAGCCGGTGGAGACGCACCTGGTGCGGGCGGCCCAGATCGTCGAGCCGGGTGTGCAGCAGGAAGCGTGAGTCCGCGGTGAACACCAGCTCCGGCCCGGCGCCGTGGAGCGCCTCGTCGAGCACCTCGCCCGTCGCGGCGTCGGTGACGACCACCCGGCACCCGCCCCGGGCGGCCTCCGCGCGGGCCAGCAGGCGGTGGTCGGGGGAGGGGACCACGCCGAGCACCCCCGTGCAGTCCGCGACCAGGATCTCCTCGCCGGGCAGCGGCCGCCCGGGCACGACCCGGGGGACCCCGGAGTCGCCGCGGACGCCGGCGCCGTCGCGCACCCGGGAGACGGTGCTGCCGTCGAGCGGATCCGAGCGGTCGATGTACCACCAGTCGTCCAGCAGCACCGGGACGGAGAGCGGCAGCGCCGCGGCGGCGTCCGGCAGCGCCACGCTCAGGGCGCGGCGCAGGGGCCCGAGGGAGGAGGTGCGGGAGTCCGTGTACGCGTTCTCGGCCACGAGATGAGCACGCACCTCGGCGCTGCGGGCGTCGCGCATCCAGCGGTAGGGGAGCTCGGCCGTGTCCCCGAAGAGGGTCCGCTCCACGGGCCGACGGGCAGGGCGGGGCGCCGCGGCGAGGTCTTTGTCGGCGCTAGGACGTGCGATCTGCCTGAGCGGGGTGATGTGCTGGATCATGGTGACTGCTGTCCTCTCGGATCGTCCGGTCCGTCGGTGTTCGCGAGATCGCGCCGGTGCCGGTGCAGAGTCGGGGAGGAGAGGAACGCGGTGTCGGCGCGACTCTGCGCCGTGGACGACCCTGTGGTGTTCACCGTGGTCTTCCCCCTTTCCCCTCCATCGCACCCAGTGGGGTGAGATGGGACACGCACGCTACCGTGGCCGTTTCAGCGGTTTGTCCTAAACGGTGAACGCTGGCTTGCGGGCGCGGCAGGATGTGGTGGCATGCGGAACCCGGGAGGTGGCATGGCTTCACAGGACGACGAGCGCTTCGCGACCGCTCTGCGCGCGGCCATCGCGCAGAGCGGGCTGTCGCTGACGGCGATCTCGCAGCGCCTGCGGGCGCGCCATCGACCGATCAGCGTCGCGACGCTCAGCAACTGGCAGTCGGGGAAGAGCCTGCCCGGCGGGGAGCAGTCCTTCGGGGTGCTCGCCGCGCTCGAGGAGCTCCTGGGGCACGCGCCGGACTCGCTGGCGGGTCTCGTCGGGGCACCGAGGCTGCGGGGTCGTGCGGCGCCGACGGAGAGCTTCGTGGGGAACCGCTCCAGCAAAGAGGTGTTCGCGGAGGCGCTCACCGCGCTCGGCTTCTCGAGCCCGCGGCAATACGCGCACGAACGCGTTCACCACCAGCTCGTGGTGGTCGATCATCGCATCGACGTGCAGCGGTTCGACTATCGGCCCACCGTGCGCGCCTTGGAGTCAGGCACCTGCCGTCTGCCGGTGGTGTATGTGCTCGGGCCGGACGAGCCCAACGTCGAGCCGCGCTACACCGCGCTGGAGGGATGCTCGTTGGGGCGGCGTGTGTCCTGGCCCGATCGGCGTGCCTACGGGGTCGAGGTGCTGGTGGACGGGACGTTGGACGCCGGGCAGGTGGCCGCCGTGGCGTACCGGGTGGAGCTGACCGCCCGTGCCGAGGACCTCACCGCAGCGATGTACAGCCTGCCGCGCCGTGCCAACGACGTGCTGCTGGAGGTGGAGTTCCGCGGGGGGAGGAGGCCGGTGGAGTGCGAGCGGTACCGGCGCACCAAGGACGGGGAGTCGATCACCCCGGTGCGCCTGGACCATCGCGACCGGCTCCAGCTCAGCGACGCCCGCTTCGGGCCCGGCACCTTCGGGCTGCGCTGGTCGTGGGAGGACTGCGACGGGGAGGGCGAGGACGACGGGGCCGAGGAGGTCCTCGGCCGGGACGTCGCGAGCGCGGGCGCCGGGCACGGCGAGTGATCTGACTCGCGTCCGGCCCTGCCGGTTTGAACGCGCGGGGGCCGCGCGGCTACCCTGGGTGGCGGTAGCGTGTCCGAGCGGCCGAAGGTGCATCACTCGAAATGATGTGTGGTTAACAGCCACCGCGGGTTCAAATCCCGCCGCTACCGCCCAGTGACCTGGGAGTGCTCCCGGGTTCGTGAAGGCCTCCGCCGATTGGCGGGGGCCTTCGCGCATGCGGTCGCCGGGCCGACCGGTGAGGGGGAGGTCGGCGAGGCTCGGCGGTGGCGACGCCACACCCGCGCGCCCGACGGAGCTCCTCAGCCCCGCGGTGCTCAGCGGTCGGGGAACTCCTCGTCGAGGTCCTTCTCCAGCAGTGCCGCGAGGGCGTCCAGCGCCTCTTCGGCCCCCTCGCCCTCCGCGCGGAGCGTCACCTCGTCCCCATGATCCACGTTCAGGGTGAGCAGCATGAGGATGCTGGAGGCGCGCACCGGTGCGGCGCCGGCGGTCTCGATCGTGACGAGCACGGACTGCTCGCTCGCGGCCTGGGAGAAGAGCGCGGCGGGGCGGGCATGGAGACCGCTCGCGCTCGCGACCTCCACGGTGCGTGCTGGCATGGCGACCGCCTTTCTCGACGTGCTGTCCGAGGTGGACTCTCTCAGGGTAGCCCGGCCCGAGCGCTCGGGGCGCACGTCGAGTCCCCGCCGCCCACCGTGCGGACCGCGGTGCTGCGCCGCTGCGCCGTGCCTCGAATCCAGCGGCCCAGGGTTACCATGACGAGATGTCCACCTCGAGTGACCGCGCACCGGACCCCCGCCCGGCACGGACCAAGGCCGCGATCTTCGCTGCCGCCCGTGACCTCACCATCGCCGACGGTGAGGTCACCGTCAACGCGCTCGCCAAGCGGGCCGGCGTGAGCCGTGCCGCGTTCTACAGCCACTTCAGCGGGCTCGACGCCCTCATGGCGGCGATGCTCGAGGAGATGTTCGAGGCCGCCTGGGCGAGGGGTCGGGTGAACTCCGAGGCCGGCTACACGATCACGCAGCACGTGCAGCACGGCTACTCGATGATGGTCGCCTACGTCGAACGCCACCACACCTTCCTGCGCGGCGCGCTGGACTGGAAGTTCTCCCACCGCACGTACATGATCCTCGCCGACACCCTCACGGCCCTGCACGTCCAGGCGCTGGAGCGGATGCCGGACGCCCTCCCGGCCCGCCCGGACGTCGAGTCCCTGGCCCGGGTGCTCACCGGGGCCGAGCTCGCGCAGGCCGAGCACTGGCTGGTGGAGACCGAGCAGGACGCCCGCGCGGGTGCGGCGCTGGACGCCACCGGCCTGCTGGAGACGATCCTCGCCGCCGCCCCGAGCTGGTACACCGGCCTCGGTGCCGAGGAGCCGATCGACGCCGCCGGCCTGCTCGAGTCCGCCCGCACCTACGAGGGGCCCTCGGACGCGGCGGGCTGACCGCCGCGCACCGCCTCGCCGTCCCGCCCCCGGCCGCCGCGCCGCGCGGGCGGCTCCGGCCTACCGCGCGCGGGCACGGCGGGGCCGGTCAGGAGCTCGCCACCAGGCGCAGCAGCACCCGGGCGCCGAACCGCACGGCGTCGACGGGCACCCGCTCGTCGACCCCGTGGAACAGCGGGGCGAAGTCGAGGTCCGGCGGCAGCTGCAGCGGCGCGAAGCCGTAGCCGCCGATGCCCAGGGCGCTGAGCGGCTTGTTGTCCGTGCCGGCGCTCAGGCAGTAGGGAAGGATCCGGGCGCCCGGATCCTCCGCCCCGATCGCGTCCGCCATCGCGTCCACCAGCGGCGACTCGCGCGGGGAATCCACCGAGACGCCCACGTGGTCCACGATCACCTCCACGTGCTCCCCGGCCAGCTCGTCGAGCAGGGCGAGCACCTGCTCCTGGTGGCCGGGCAGGAACCGGCAGTCGAACCCGGCCTCGGCCGTCTGCGGGATGACGTTGACCTTGTACCCGCTCTCGAGCATCGTGAGGTTCGCCGAGTCGCGCAGCGTGCCGGTCACGAACTGCCGCGCCCCGCCGGTCAGCGGCAGGAAGCGCTCGATGTCGCTCTCGTCCCATCCGGTGCCGGTGATCTCCGTGATGCCGTCGAACAGAGCCCGCACGCTCGCGATGCACTCCTGCGGGAACTCGTGCTCGTCGATCGCGGTGATCGCCCGGGCCAGGCGCACGATCGCGTTCTCGTCATTGGGCACGGAGCCGTGGCCGGCGCGGCCGTGGGCGCGCAGCCGCCCCCAGGCCAGGCCCTTCTCCGCGGTCTGGACCAGGTAGGCGCGCACGTCCTTCCCGGTCTCCTGCTCCGGCAGCGTGATCGAGTAGCCGCCCACCTCGCTGATCGCCTCGGTCATCCCCTCGAACAGCTCGGGCCGGTTCTCCACCAGCCACTGGGCGCCCCACACGCTGGCGTTCTCCTCGTCCGCGAAGAACGCGAACATCAGATCCCGCGGCGGCCGCTGCCCGCTGCGGGCCAGGTGCCGCGCCACCGCCAGGATCATCCCCACCATGTCCTTCATGTCCACGGCGCCGCGGCCGTAGATCATCCCGTCGATGATCTCGGCGGCGAACGGGTCGACGGACCAGTCCTCGGCGCGGGCGGGCACCACGTCGAGGTGGCCGTGCAGGATCAGGCCCCCGCGCTCGCGGTCCTCGCCGGGGAGGGTCACCAGCACGCTGGGGCGGCCCGGCGCCGACTCGACTACCGTGGGCTCGAGGCCCACCTCGCGCAGCAGCGCCACGACGTGCTCCGCCGCCTCTGTCTCGCCGTTCCCCCAGGTGGCGGGATCGTTCCCGCCGAAGTTCGAGGTGTCGATCCGGATCAGCTCGCGGGTGAAGCGCACGGCCTCGTCCTGCAGCAGGGCGAGCTCATCGGGGGTGGGGGCGGCGATCGGCATGCCGGGTCCTCCTCGGGGTCGGGTGCCGCTCACGGTACCCGGCCCCGAGGGGCGGTGATCAGGCCTGCGGCCCCTCGAGATGGGCGCGCACGAACCACTGGAACTTCTCGAGCTCGCCGGCCTGGCCGATGAGCATGTCCTCCGTGATCGGGTCCAGCTCGCCGGCCAGGGTGATCGCCTTGCGGTGCGAGGCGATGACGCCGTCGTACACCTCGTCGAGCGCGCGCAGGTGCTCCTGGGTGTCGGCCCGGCCCAGCGTGTAGTCCGACCAGCCGCGCTCGGCGACCAGCCGGCCCGGGGTTCCCACGGGGGAGGCGCCGAGCTGGGCGATCCGCTCGGCCACCTCGTCGGCGTAGCCGCGCACCAGCGCCACCTGGGGGTCGAGCATCTCGTGCACCGCGATGAAGCGCGACCCCACCACGTTCCAGTGCGCGTGCTTGAGGGTGAGGTGCAGATCGTTCATGGCGTGCAGGCGGTCCTGCAGGGATTCGACCAGGCGCACGGAGTCCTCCGCGCCGAGGCCGGGAATCGTGAAGGCGAGGTCGGTCATGTCATCTCCTGACGATCGGAACCGGGACCGCGGCCATTCTGGGACGCGACGGCGCAGGAGGGAAGGGGTCCGCGCGTCCGTGCGGCGTGACCAGCCCGACCGAGCTGTCGGTCCGGCGCCGCCGTGACGCGAGCGGCCTCCGTACCATGGGACGTGACAGGTCCGACGTCCGCAGCCCGAGGAGGCGCGCCATGGTGCAGATCGTCACGCTCCGGGAGCGGCTCGCCGCGCTGCCCACCACCGTGCGGCGGCGCGCCGTGGCCACCGGCCACCGCGCCTCCCTGGTCGCCGACGCCCGCGCCGTCGCCCCCGAGGTGCCGCGCAGTGCCGAGCCCGCCCATCTCGAACGGGCCGCCCGACGCCTGCTGCGCCGCGCCGCCCAGGACGAGTTCGCCCGCGAGGGCGTGGCCCGCCTGCCGCTGCCCGCGGAGGACGCCGGGCGCACCGACCTGCGGCGCGCGGACCTGCCCGGCGAGGCGAGCTTCCACGCGTTCGTGGAGGACGTGCTCAGCGCCGTGGACATCGCCCCCAGCCCGCTGGAGCGGGACGACGCCGTGGCCCTGCGCGAGGCCCGCGGCTCCGCCGACGCCTACGGCCTCTCGCCCGAGGTCGCCTCCGATCTGGCCTCCTACCTGCTGTGCCGGGCCCACGCCCTGCAGGAGATCGAGGACGCGACGGGCGGCGGCCCCGTGCGCGGCACGGGCCTGGAGGAGTACCTCGCGGCGCAGTCCGTCCAGGTGCGCGAGGAGATCCGGGACGCGCTGGTGCGGCAGGTGCGGGTGCCGCTCGAGCTGCGGGCGGCGCGGGAGCGGCACGCCCGGCTGGGCGGCGGGGAGCAGGCGCCGGCCGAGCCCCTCCCGCCGCGCGGCGAGGAGCGGCGCGACCTGGGGCGCAGAGCCCGCTCCGCGGTCGAGTTCGCGCAGTCCGAGGCGGGCCGCGCCGCCTTCGGGGCGTTGCGCTCCGGGGCCGAGCGGGCCTATGGGCGGTACGGCCGCGACGGGGAGCGCAGGCAGACCCCGCGCACCCCGCCGCAGGACTGACTCAGGCCCCGGCCTTCTCCGCCAGCTGCCGCTTGATCCGGGCCAGCATCCCCGCCATGCCGTTCAGCCGCAGCGGGCTCACCACCTCGGCGAGGCCCAGCCCGCCCGTGACCGCCTCCGGGGTGTCCAGCACCTCGCCCACGGTGCGGCCGTCGAGCGCCTCGGCGAGGATCGCGGCGAAGCCGCGGGTGGTGGGCGCCTCCGGCGGGGCGGAGAAGAACAGGTGCGCGGTCGCCTCCCGGCCCGTCCCCTCCACCTCCGTGATGAGGAAGATCGGGGACTGGCACTCCGGCACCGGCTCCAGCAGCTCGGGGTGCTCCGCATAGCGCTCCGGCAGGGCGGGCAGGGAGTTCGAGAACTCCAGCAGCAGCTGCAGCCGGTCCCGCCCGGACAGGGCGTGGAAGTCCTCCGCGATCTCCGCGAAGGCGGGGGGAAGGGCGGCCTGCTCCGTCATCGGGCCGGGACCTCGCCCGGCTCGGTGCCCACCGCGATCGGCAGGCGCACCCCGTTGCCCCACTCGGTCCACGAGCCGTCGTAGTTGCGCACGTTCTCGAAGCCCAGCAGGTAGGTGAGCACGAACCAGGTGTGCGAGGAGCGCTCGCCGATGCGGCAGTACACCACCGCCGGCTCAGCGGCCTCGAAGCCCAGCTCCTGCTGGTAGATGGCCTCCAGCTCGGCGCGGGAGCGGAAGCGGCCGTCCTCCGCGGCGGCGCGGGCCCACGGCACGGAGCGGGCGGTGGGGATGTGCCCGCCGCGCACGGTGCCCTCCTGCGGGTAGTCCGGCATGTGGGTGCGCTCGCCGGAGTACTCCTGCGGGGAGCGCACGTCGATCAGCGGCCCGCCCAGCACCTCCAGCACGTCCTCGCGGAACGCCCGGATCGGGGCGTCCTCGCGGGCGATCACGGGATAGCCCGTGGTGGGGGCGGGGCGGCCCTCGTCGGAGGTGGTCATCTCCCGGCCCTCGGCCTCCCAGGCGGCGCGGCCGCCGTCCAGCAGGCGCACGTCGGCATGGCCGAACAGCTCGAACACCCACAGCGCGTACGCGGCCCACCAGTTCGACTTGTCACCGTAGACCACCACGGTGGTCTCACGGGTGATGCCGGAGGCGTCCATGAGGCGGGCGAAGCCCTCGCCGTCCACGTAGTCGCGGGTGACAGGGTCGTTGAGGTCCAGGTGCCAGTCGATCTTCACGGCGCCGGGGATGTGGCCGGTCTCGTACAGCAGCACGTCCTCGTCGGACTCGACCACGACCAGGTCCTCGGGGCGGCCGGCGGCGAGCTGATCGGCGAGCCACTGCGTGGTCACCAGCTTCTCGGGGTGGGCGTACTCCTGCAGGGCAGGAGTGGGATCGGCAGGAACGGTCATCACTTCACCTTTCGACGGTCGATGGCGCACGGCGTATGCCCCCAGTGTGTCACCGTGCGCCGCGGCGTGGCGTGCCGGGCGCTCCTCCGTGGGCGGACATCACGCGTCCTCTTCCCTGGAGGCCTCCGGACTCCTACGGTGGGGCCATGGAGACTCCGGCGCAGGATCCCGTCATCCCCACCCTCGATCTCGTCGTCCTGGACTGCACCGATGCGCTGCAGCTGGGAACCTTCTACGCCAAGCTGCTGGGCTGGCGGGTGCAGGAGGGCAGCGACTCCGACTGGACCGAGCTGATCCCGCCGCGCGGCCGCGTGGGCGAGGACGAGCCCGACGGCGAGTCCTCCCTCGCCTTCCAGCGCGTGGAGGACTACCGCCGCCCCACCTGGCCCGAGGGCGAACACCCCCAGCAGTTCCACCTCGATCTCGCCGTCACCGACATCGACGCGGCCGAGCCGCGGGCCCTCGCCCTGGGTGCCGTGGTGCACGAGCACC encodes the following:
- a CDS encoding VOC family protein, whose protein sequence is METPAQDPVIPTLDLVVLDCTDALQLGTFYAKLLGWRVQEGSDSDWTELIPPRGRVGEDEPDGESSLAFQRVEDYRRPTWPEGEHPQQFHLDLAVTDIDAAEPRALALGAVVHEHQPSGSGSFRVYLDPEGHPFCLVRSV
- a CDS encoding sulfurtransferase, producing the protein MTVPADPTPALQEYAHPEKLVTTQWLADQLAAGRPEDLVVVESDEDVLLYETGHIPGAVKIDWHLDLNDPVTRDYVDGEGFARLMDASGITRETTVVVYGDKSNWWAAYALWVFELFGHADVRLLDGGRAAWEAEGREMTTSDEGRPAPTTGYPVIAREDAPIRAFREDVLEVLGGPLIDVRSPQEYSGERTHMPDYPQEGTVRGGHIPTARSVPWARAAAEDGRFRSRAELEAIYQQELGFEAAEPAVVYCRIGERSSHTWFVLTYLLGFENVRNYDGSWTEWGNGVRLPIAVGTEPGEVPAR